The Streptomyces sp. NBC_00569 genomic sequence CTTGAGCTCGAGCGCGAGGTGCAGGACGACACGGGCGCCGGACATCCCGATCGGGTGACCGAGGGCGATCGCGCCGCCGTTGACGTTCACCTTTTCCGATGACACGCCGAGGTCCTTCATTGACTGCACGGCGACGGCCGCGAAGGCCTCGTTGATCTCGACGAGGTCGAGGTCCTCGACGCCCAGGCCCTCCTTCTTGAGGGCGTGCCGGATGGCGTTCGAGGGCTGCGACTGGAGCGAGTTGTCGGGGCCCGCCACGTTTCCGTGGGCGCCGATCTCGGCGATCCACTCCAGGCCGAGCTCCTGCGCCTTCGCCTTGCTCATGACGACGACCGCGGCGGCGCCGTCGGAGATCTGCGAGGAGGTGCCGGCCGTGATCGTGCCGTCCTTGGCGAACGCGGGCCGCAGCTTGCCGAGCGACTCGGCGGTCGTCTCGGCGCGGATGCCCTCGTCCTTGCTGAACAGGATCGGGTCGCCCTTGCGCTGCGGGATCTCGACGGGGGTGATCTCCGCCTCGAAGAGGCCGTTCTTCTGGGCGGCTGCGGCGCGCTGGTGCGACTGGGCGGCGATCTCGTCCTGCTCGGGGCGCCTGATGCCGAGGCGGGTGTTGTGCTTCTCCGTCGACTCACCCATCGGGATGTTCTCGAAGGAGTCGGTCAGGCCGTCGTACGCCATCGCGTCGAGCATCTCGACGGCGCCGTACTTGTAGCCCTCGCGGGACTTGGGAAGCAGGTGGGGCGCGTTCGTCATGGACTCCTGGCCGCCCGCGACGACGACGTCGAACTCGCCGGCGCGGATCAGCTGGTCGGCGAGCGCGATGGCGTCGAGGCCCGAGAGACACACCTTGTTGATGGTCAGCGCCGGCACGTTCATGGGGATGCCGGCCTTGACGGCCGCCTGGCGCGCGGGGATCTGCCCAGCCCCCGCCTGAAGCACCTGGCCCATGATCACGTACTGCACCTGGTCTCCGCCGATCCCCGCCCGGTCGAGCGCCGCCTTGATGGCGACGCCTCCGAGATCGGCTCCGGAGAAGGACTTCAGCGAGCCGAGCAGCCGACCCATGGGCGTACGGGCGCCCGCGACGATCACTGAGGTGGTACCGGTCGTTCCAGACATGAGGCACGGCCCCTTGGAGATGAGGAGTGAACGAGGGTTTACTCGAATGTACTGAGCAGTACCCCCCCACGTCACCGGCCGAACGGTGTGATCGCGCGCACGTTGCGTAACCACCTCCGACCGCGCTGCACTTACAGCATGCTGACGCGAATCGACCACATCGGAATCGCCTGTTTCGACCTCGACAAGACCGTTGAGTTCTACCGCGCTACCTACGGCTTCGAAGTGTTCCACTCCGAGGTGAACGAGGAGCAGGGCGTGCGCGAGGCCATGCTCAAGATCAATGAGACGAGTGACGGCGGGGCCTCCTACCTCCAGCTCCTGGAGCCCACCCGGGAGGACTCCGCGGTCGGGAAGTGGCTGGCCAAGAACGGTGAGGGCGTCCACCACATCGCCTTCGGCACGGCGGACGTCGACGCCGACTCCGCGGACATCAGGGGCAAGGGCGTACGCGTCCTGTACGACGAGCCGCGCATCGGTTCGATGGGGTCGCGCATCACCTTCCTGCACCCCAAGGACTGCCACGGCGTACTGACCGAACTCGTCACTTCCGCACCGGTTGAGTCACCTGAGCACTGACCTCCGTATATCTGGGCCGGTAGGGTTGGGGGCGGCCGTCCGTCACACGGACGGCCGCGGGCCGGGGTCCGGGTTTCGGGGGGCGAGCGACGGGGCAGCAGCCCATGCTCCGCCGTTGATCTGACACCATTCCCCGGGGGCCCCGTTCGGCGGATGGACGGTGCTCGTTTGGAGAGACTTGCGACCAGGGGACGGATGGGACCGCGCAGTGCGGGGCTACGAGAGCCAGGACAGCCGGCGGCCGGCTGAGACCGACCATCTCTCACGGTTCGAGGCCGAGATGGACCGGCTGAAGACCGAGCGGGAGAAGGCGGTCCAGCACGCCGAGGACCTGGGCTACCAGGTCGAGGTGTTGCGCGCCAAGCTGCACGAGGCGCGCCGCAACCTCGCGTCCCGTCCTGCCTACGACGGCGGGGACATCGGGTACCAGGCCGAGCAGCTGCTGCGTAACGCGCAGATCCAGGCCGACCAGCTGCGCTCCGACGCCGAGCGCGAGCTGCGCGACGCCCGCGCCCAGACGCAGCGCATCCTCCAGGAGCACGCCGAGCAGCAGTCCCGGCTCCAGTCCGAGCTGCACGCCGAGGCCGTCTCGCGCCGCCAGCAGCTCGACCAGGAGCTGGCCGAGCGCCGCCAGACCGTCGAGGCGCACGTCAACGAGAACGTGGCGTGGGCCGAGCAGCTGCGCTCCCGCAGCGAGCAGCAGGCCCGCCGGCTCGTCGACGAGTCCCGCGCCGAGGCCGACCAGGCGCTCGCCGCCGCCCGCGCCGAGGCCGAGCGGGTCGCCACCGAGGCCCGCCAGCGCCTGACGTCGGAGGCCGAGACCGCCCGCGCCGAGGCCGAGGCCCTGCTGCGCCGCGCCCGCACCGACGCCGAGCGCCTCCTGAACGCCGCGTCGACGCAGGCGCAGGAGGCCACCGACCACGCCGAGCAGCTGCGCTCGTCCACGGCCACCGAGTCGGACACGGCCCGCCGCCAGTCCGCCGAGCTGAGCCGCGCCGCCGAGCAGCGCCTGTCCGAGGCCGACACGGCGCTGCGCGAGGCACGCACGTCGGCGGAGAAGGTCCTCACCGAGGCGAAGGACGCCGCGGCCAAGCAGCTCGCGAACGCCGAGTCGGCGAACGAGCAGCGCACGCGCACCGCCAAGGAACAGGTCGCCCGGCTCGTCTCGGAGGCCACCAAGGAGGCCGAGGCCACCAAGTCGGAGGCCGAGCAGGTCGTCACCGACGCCAAGGAGCAGGCGGAGAAGATCCTCGCCGAGGCGGGCGAGAAGGCACGCAACGTCACGGCCGAGGAGACCGCCTCCCAGCTCGCCAAGGCCGCCCGCACGGCCGAAGAGGTGCTCAACAAGGCGTCCGAGGACGCCAAGGCCACCACGAAGGCCGCCTCCGAGGAGGCCGAGCGGCTGCGCAGCGAGGCCGAGGCCGAGGCGGACCGGCTGCGCGGCGAGGCGCACGACATCGCCGAACAGCTCAAGGGCGCGGCGAAGGACGACACCAAGGAGTACCGCGCCAAGACCGTCGAGCTCCAGGAGGAGGCCCGCCGGCTGCGCGGCGAGGCCGAGCAGCTGCGGGCCGAGGCCGTCGACGAGGGCGAGCGGATCCGCAGCGAGGCGCGCCGCGAGGCCGTCCAGCAGATCGAGGAGGCGGCCAGGACCGCCGAGGAGCTGCTCGCCAAGGCGAAGGCGGACGCAGACGAGCTGCGGGCCGGCGCGCAGACCGAGAGCGAGCGGGTCCGCACCGAGGCCATCGAGCGCGCCACGAACCTGCGCAAGCAGGCCGAGGAGACCCTGGAGCGCACCCGCGCCGAGGCCGAGCGGCACCGCGAGGAGGCCGGCGAGCAGGCCGAGGCCACCAAGGCGGAGGCCGAGCGGGCGGCGCAGGAACTGCGCGAGGACACCGAGCGCGCGGTCGCGGCCCGGCAGGCGGAGGCCGCCGACGAGCTGACCCGGCTGCACACCGAGGCCGAGCAGCGCCTGACGGCGTCCGAGACCACGCTCACCGATGCGCGGGCCGAGTCGGAGCGCATCCGCCGCGAGACCGCGGACGAGACGGAGCGGCTGCGCGCCGAGGCCGCCGAGCGGATCCGTACGCTCCAGGCGCAGGCCGAGACGGAGGCCGACCGGCTGCGCACCGAGGCCGCGTCGGACGCGTCCGGGACCCGCGCCGAGGCGGAGAACGTCGCGGTACGGCTGCGGTCCGAGGCCGCGGCCGAGGCCGAGCGGCTCAAGACGGAGGCTCAGGAGAGCGCGGACCGGGTGCGCGCGGAGGCCGCGGCCGCGGCCGAGCGGGTCGCCACGGAGGCCGCGGAGGCGCTGTCCGCCGCTCAGGAGGAGGCCGCCAGGCGCCGCCGCGAGGCCGAGGAGACCCTCGGTTCCGCCCGCCAGGAGGCCGACCAGGAGCGCGAGCGGGCCCGCGAGCAGAGCGAGGAACTCCTCGCGGTCGCCCGCGCCCGCGTCGAGGAGGCGCAGGCAGAGGCCGTACGTCTCGTGGAGGAGGCCGACCGGCGCTCCACCGAGATGGTCGGCGCCGCCGAGCAGACCGCGCAGCAGGTGCGCGACTCCGTGTCCGGGCTCCAGGAGCAGGCGCAGGAGGAGATCGCGGGCCTGCGCAGCGCCGCGGAGCACGCGGCCGAGCGCACCAAGCACGAGGCGCAGGAGGAGGCCGACCGGGTCCGCGCCGACGCGTACGCGGAGCGCGAGCGCGCCACCGACGACGCCAACCGCGTGCGCGGCGAGGCGGCCGCGGAGTCGGAGGCCGCCAAGTCCCTTGCGGAGCGCACGGTTTCCGAGGCGATCGCCGAGTCGGAGCGGATGCGGTCCGAGGCGTCGGAGCACGCCCAGCGGGTCCGTACGGAGGTCTCCGAGCGGCTCGCTTCGGCCGAACAGGACGCGTCCCGTGCCCGGGCCGACGCCCGCGAGGACGCCAACCGGATCCGTTCGGACGCCGCCACGCAGGCGGACACCCTCATCACGGAGGCCACGAGCGAGGCAGAGCGCCTCACGAACGAGACGAACACCGAGGCGGAGCGCGTCCGCGCCGAGTCGACGGCCGCGGCCGAGAAGCTCGTCGGCGACGCCACGGAGGCCGCCGAGCGCCTCACGAACGAGACCAATGCCGAGGCGGAGCGCGTCCGTTCGGAGTCGGTCGCCCGCGCCGAGCAGCTCGTCGGCGACGCCACGACCGAGGCCGCCAGGCTGCACGCGGAGTCCACCGCCGCGGCCGATCAGCTCACGAACGAGACCCTCACCGAGGCTGAGCGGGTGCGCGCCGAGTCGGTCGCCAGGGCCGAGAAGCTCATCGCGGACGCGACCGGGGACGCCGAGCGGCTGCGCGCCGAGGCGGCCGAGACCGTCGGATCCGCGCAGCAGCACGCCGAGCGGATCCGCAGCGAGTCGGAGCGCGTCAAGGCGGAGGCGGCGGCGGAGGCCGAGCGGCTCACGTCCGCGGCGCGCGCCGAGGCCGAGCGGACCCTCGACGAGACCCGCAAGGACGCCAACAAGCGCCGCTCGGAGGCCGCCGAGCAGGTCGACAAGCTCATCACCGAGGCGAGCGCGGAGGCCGAGAAGCTGACGTCCGAGGCGCAGCAGGCCGCGCTGAAGGCGACCGCGGACGCCGAGTCGCAGGCCGACACCATGGTCGGCGCGGCCCGCAAGGAGGCCGACCGGCTGGTCTCCGAGGCGACCGTCGAGGGCAACTCCCTGGTGGAGAAGTCCCGTACGGACGCGGACGAGTTGCTCGTCGGCGCGCGACGCGACGCGACGGCGATCAGGGAGCGGGCCGAGGAGCTGCGCGAGCGCATCACCGGCGAGATCGACGAACTGCACGAGCGGGCGCGGCGCGAGTCCGCCGAGACCATGAAGACGGCCGGCGAGCGGTGCGACGCGCTGGTGAAGGCCGCCGAGGAGCAGCTCACCGAGGCGCAGGCGAAGGCCAAGGAGATGGTCTCGGAGGCGGGTTCGGAGGCGAGCAAGGTCCGGATCGCCGCCGTGAAGAAGGCCGAGGGCCTGCTCAAGGAGGCCGGGGCCAAGAAGACCGAGCTGAGCCGCGAGGCCGAGCGCGTCCTGTCCGAGGCGCAGGCGGAGGCGGAGCGCATGGTCGCCGAGGGCACGCGCGAGCTGGAGGTCCTGGTCCGGCGCCGCGAGGACATCAACGCCGAGATCTCCCGTGTCCAGGACGTCCTGGAGGCATTGGAGTCCTTCGAGGCCCCGTCCGCGGGCGGCGGGTCCAAGGAGGGCGCCGTCAAGGCGGGAGCCGCAGCGGGGGCTACCCGATCGGGTGGCAAGGGGTCGGAAGGGTAGCCAGGACAGCAACGGGCGTGCTTGGAAAGGACCTTCGGCGCTGCCGCTGGCAAGCCATCCTGCGGTTAGCCACTCAAAAGGGGTGTCATTCTCCAGATCAAACGGGCATCTGCTCGATGACACGCCGCTTTGACCCCTAGGATTCCCCCTATCACCTCACCGGTCTCATTCGACAGGAACCCCATGAGCGACACTTCCCCCTACGGCTTCGAGCTTGTGCGGCGTGGGTACGACCGCGCTCAGGTGGACGAACGCATTTCCAAGCTCGTCTCCGACCGTGACAGCGCTCTCGCTCGTATCACTGCTCTGGAAAAGCGCATCGAGGAGCTCCACCTCGAGACGCAGAACGCCCAGGCGCAGGTGAACGACGCCGAGCCGTCGTACGCCGGTCTCGGCGCGCGCGTCGAGAAGATCCTCCGCCTCGCCGAGGAGGAGGCGAAGGACCTGCGCGAGGAGGCCCGGCGCGCCGCCGAGCAGCACCGCGAGCTCGCCGAGTCGGCGGCCCAGCAGGTGCGCAACGACGCAGAATCGTTCGCTGCGGAGCGCAAGTCCAAGGCCGAGGACGAGGGCGTCCGGATCGTCGAGAAGGCCAAGAGCGAAGCGGGCACGCTGCGCGCCGAGGCCCAGAAGGACGCTCAGTCGAAGCGTGAGGAGGCGGACGCCCTCTTCGAGGAGACCCGCGCCAAGGCCGCCCAGGCCGCCGCGGACTTCGAGACGAACCTGGCGAAGCGCCGCGAGCAGTCCGAGCGCGACCTGGCCTCGCGTCAGGCGAAGGCCGAGAAGCGTCTCGCGGAGATCGAGCACCGCGCGGAGCAGCTCCGCCTGGAGGCCGAGAAGCTGCGTACCGACGCCGAGCGCCGCGCCCGCCAGACGGTGGAGACCGCGCAGCGTCAGGCCGAGGACATCGTCGCCGACGCGAACGCCAAGGCCGACCGGATCCGCTCGGAATCGGAGCGCGAGCTCGCCGCCCTGACGAACCGCCGCGACTCCATCAACGCGCAGCTCACCAACGTGCGCGAGATGCTGGCGACGCTCACCGGTGCGGCCGTCGCCGCCGCGGGTGCGCCCGCGGAGGACGAGCCGATCTCGCGTGGGGTTCCCGCCCAGCAGACCCGCTGAACAACCGCAGTCGGAAGCCGAAGCCCCTTGCCGCTCCAGTGGCAGGGGGCTTTGTCCCGTTCTAGCGTTGCCGCATGATCGAGCTCGAGGGGCTGACCAAGCACTACGGCGAGAAGCTGGCCGTCCACGACCTCACCTTCACCGTCAGGCCGGGCATCGTCACGGGGTTCCTCGGCCCCAACGGCGCCGGCAAGTCCACGACGATGCGGATGATGCTCGGGCTCGACAACCCGTCAGCCGGCGATGTGCGCATCGACGGGAAGCACTACGCGCAGCTGAGGGACCCGCTGCGGTACATCGGCGCGCTCCTCGACGCGAAGGCCATGCACGGCGGCCGCAGCGCCTACAACCACCTGCTGTGCCTGGCGCAGAGCAACGGCATCCCGCGCACCCGCGTCGTCGAGGTCCTCGACACGGTGGGTCTGACATCCGTCGCCAGGAAGAAGGCGAAGGGTTTCTCGCTGGGCATGGGCCAGCGCCTCGGCATCGCGGGCGCGCTCCTCGGCGACCCGCGGATCCTGATGTTCGACGAGCCGGTCAACGGGCTCGACCCCGAGGGCATCCACTGGATCCGCAATCTGATGAAGTCCCTCGCGGGGCAGGGCCGTACCGTCTTCGTCTCCTCGCACCTGATGAGCGAGATGGCGCTGACCGCGGACCACCTCGTCGTCATCGGCCAGGGCCGTCTCCTCGCCGACACCTCGATGACCGACTTCATCCAGCAGAACTCCCGCTCGTACGTGCGTCTGCGCTCGCCGCAGCAGGAGCGGCTCCTCGATGTGCTGCACGAGGCCGGTGTCACAGTCGTCGAGGCGGGCAACGGCACGCTCGAGGTGGACGGTGGCAGCCCCGAACAGCTCGGTGACCTGGCGGCCGCCCACCATCTCGCCCTGCACGAGCTGAGCCCTCAGCAGGCCTCGCTGGAGGAGGCCTTCATGCGGCTCACCGCGGAGTCGGTGGAGTACCACGCGCACACCGACGAGCCCGGGGTGCCGCCGCCGGTCGGGCTGCCGCCACCGCCGCAGCAGCAGGGCTGGGGCGAGAGCTGGGACCGTACGAAGAACAAGGGAGCCTGACCGATGGCCACGACCCAGGTTCTCCGGTCCGAGTGGACCAAGATCAGGTCCGTCGCTTCGACGGTGTGGACGCTCGGCCTCGCGGCGGTCCTGACGATCGCTCTCGGCGTGCTGATCTCGATCCTGTCCAGGAACGAGTTCAACAAGATGAACGCGAGGGACCGGCTGTCCTTCGACCCCACGTTCATCAGCTTCGCCGGGATGAGTCTCGGTCAGCTCGCGATGATCGTCTTCGGTGTCCTCGTCGTCTCGAACGAGTACAGCACCGGGATGATCCGCACCTCGCTCGCCGCGGTCCCCCAGCGCGGCACGTTCCTGTTCAGCAAGGTCGCCGTGGCGACCGTCCTGGCGTTCGTCGTGGGCCTCGCCACGAGCTTCATCGCGTTCTTCCTCGGGCAGGCCATCCTCGGCGTGCACCGGGCGCAGATCGGTGACCCGGGCGTCCTGCGCGCGGTGATCGGCGGCGGCCTCTACATGACGCTCATCGCCATGTTCTCGATGGGCGTCGCGTCGATGCTGCGCAGCCCGATGCTGTCGCTCGGCATCCTGATGCCGTTCTTCTTCCTGATCTCGAACATCCTGGGCAACGTCTCGGCGACGAAGAAGATCGGCCGATTCCTGCCCGACCAGGCCGGCAGCAAGATCATGCAGGTGGTGACGCCGATCGGCGACGACACTCCGTACGGTCCGTGGGGCGGCCTGGGCATCATGGTGATCTGGGTGATCCTGGCCCTTTTCTTCGGATATCTGATCCTCAAGAAGCGGGACGCATAGGGGGCTCCGGGCAGCTCCAGGGGCTTTGCCTCGTCTTGGCCGGAACCGTCAGCGCCCCGATATCCTCCTAACCCTTACGGGGGCGTGTGCCCCGATGTCCTGAACCTTTCGATGGGTGCGGAGAATGATCGAGGCAGTCGGCCTGACGAAGCGCTACGGCGCCAAGACAGCCGTGTACAACCTTTCCTTCCAGGTCCGGCCGGGTACGGTGACCGGCTTCCTGGGTCCGAACGGGTCCGGCAAGTCGACGACCATGCGCATGATCCTGGGTCTCGACCAGCCGACGACCGGCCAGGTGACCATCGGCGGCTACCCGTACCGCAAGCTCCCCAACGCCCCGCGGCAGGTCGGCGCCCTGCTCGACGCCAAGGCGGTGCACGGCGGCCGGCACGCCCGTAACCACCTGCTCTGCCTCGCGCAGCTGTCCGGCATCCCGGCCCGCCGCGTGGACGAGGTGCTCGGCGTCGTCGGCCTCCAGGACGTGGCGAAGAAGCGCTCCAAGGGCTTCTCGCTCGGCATGGGCCAGCGCCTCGGCATCGCGGCCGCACTGCTGGGCGACCCGCAGGTGCTCCTCTTCGACGAGCCGGTCAACGGCCTCGACCCGGAGGGCATCCTCTGGGTCAGGAACCTGATGAAGTCGCTCGCCGCCGAGGGCCGCACCGTCTTCGTCTCCTCGCACCTGATGAGCGAGATGGCGCTGACCGCCGAGCACCTGATCGTCATCGGCCGCGGGCAGCTCCTCGCCGACATGAGCGTGCGGGACTTCATCTCGCACAACTCGGCCGACTTCGCGCGGGTGCGCACGCCGGAGGCGGAGCCGCAGCAGCGCGAGAAGCTGACGGCCGCGCTGACCGAGGCGGGCGGCCAGGTGCTGCCCGAGCAGGACGGCGCGCTGCGCGTCATGGGCCTGCCGCTCCCCCGCATCAGCGACCTGGCGCACGGCGCCGACGTACGGCTGTGGGAGCTCTCGCCGCACCAGGCCTCGCTGGAGGAGGCGTACATGCGGATGACGCAGGGCGCCGTCGACTACCGCTCGACCGTCGACCAGCGTGCCGGTCTTCAGCAGCAGCTGCCGCCGGGCGCGATGCCGCAGCAGCAGTTCCCCGCGCCCGGCCAGGGCCAGCCGGACTGGTACGCGCCGCCGCCGCCCCAGCAGGGCGGTCAGCCGTTCGCCCCGCCGCAGGCCGCACCCGGCGGGCCGAACCCGTACGCCGCGCCGCAGCAGCCGCCGGCCGCGCCCGCGGCACCCGCAGCCCCTGCCCCCGCCGACCTGAACAAGCCCGAGGACCCCCGATGACGACGCCGCCCCCGCAGCCGGCTCCGCAGGCCTACGCCCAGCAGAGTGCGCCCAACTGGCAGGGCGCGCCCGGCACTTCGTACACCTCGCCCATCCCGGTCACGCGCACGCACCTGGGGCACGCGCTCGCCTCGGAGTGGACGAAGATCAAGTCCGTACGCTCCACGCTCTGGACGCTCGGCATCTTCCTGTTCCTGGTCCTCGGCGGCGGCCTGTTCGTCTCCGCGCAGACCGAGGACCTCAACTACCAGGACCTGCCCTTCACGTTCCCGGCCTTCATCGGCCTGCTGCTCGGCCAGATCTGCCTGATCACGCTGGGCGTCCTCGTGACGTCGTCGGAGTACGGCACCGGCATGATCCGTACGACGTTCACCGCGTCGCCGCAGCGCTACCGGGTGTTCGCCGCCAAGATCCTGGTGTTCTTCGCGGTCGCGTTCGTCGTCTCCGCGGGCTCCATCCTGCTGGTGGGCCTGCTCACGTCGTCGATGCACAGCGGCCCCGAGGCGGGCGACCTGAGCTGGGGCGGCACGGTCCTCAAGGGCGGGCTCTACGTGTCCCTGCTCGGCGTCCTCGGTCTCGCCGTGGGCTCCATGCTGCGGCATTCGGCGGGCGCGATCACCGCGATGCTCGGCATCGTGCTGCTGCCGTCGATCCTGCCGGTCTTCCTGATGATCTCGCGCAGCACGCGGACGCTCGGCGAGAAGATGCAGGAGTACAACGCCATCAACGCCCTCGCCAAGATCTTCGGCGCGGACGGCGGGAGCACGGGCGGGTCCCAGGTGTGGCTGCTCGTCGGCGTCACGGCCGCGGCCGTGGTCGGCGCGTTCGCGCTGCTCGAGCGGCGCGACGTGTAGAGCTGTCGGCACCGGGAGCTGTCGGCCCCTAGGGTCTGTCCGGCGGATCAGGTCGCACTCAGGGGCCTGCGCTGATCTGTGCTGGTGAGCGGGGTCTGGTGCGTCGAGATGCAAGGCGGAGGAGGGCGACAACGCGGAGCGTTGGCAACCGACGACAACGCCGCAGATCGGCGTGCCAGACCCCGCGCCCGCGACAAGATCCGCCGGACAGGCCCTAGTAGCGAGGCGCGTTCCTGGACCGCTGCACCCGTGTGGTGCGGCGGTCCTTCGCGTTCCAGCAGGCCTTGTGCCAGTGCCGGCGCTCGTCGACGCCCGAGTGCTCGGGCCAGGCCACCACGTGCGCGACCCCGGAGGGGATCTCCTGGTCGCAGCCGGGGCACCGGTACGTCTTGCCGGCCGCGCTCGCGCCCGCGACCTGGCGCACGCTCCACTCCTCGCCCTGCCAGCTCTCCGTACGCTGGAATCCGCCGTAACGGCTGCCCTGCTCCTCGTCCGGTACCTTGCTGGACGGTCGGCCGCCGCGACGGGGCGACGTCTGGTTTCGGCGCGGGGACACCGGATCTCCTCTAGGACTTGTACAGGTGCCTGCACAGGGACTGGGGTTCACGTCCAGCGTACGCGGACGCCTCTCGGGTACCCGCACGACGTCATACCCATGAGTTCTCCGGAAAATCTGCCAATCTCCATGGCAAGCCGTGCCCTTGGCACTTGTCAGCCGTTAATGCCGGTAGGGGGAGTGCCGCGTCGGCGCCAAGAAAGGCAGGAGTGCGATGCGCTTAGGAACTTTTGTACTGGCGGCCCAGTTCCCCGGCCAGGGACAGGGGGAGGCCCTGCACCGGGCGGTGCGGTCCGCCGAGGTGGCCGAGGAGGCCGGGCTCGACTCGGTCTGGCTGGCGGAGCACCACTTCGTGCCGTACGGCACCTGTCCGTCCGCGGTGACGCTCGCCGCGTTGCTCCTCGGCCGCACCCGGCACATCCGCGTCGGCACGGCGGTGAGCGTGCTGCCGACCGCCCACCCGGTCGCCCTCGGCGAGCAGGCGGCGCTGCTGCATGTGACGTCCGGCGGCCGCTTCTCGCTCGGCGTCGGCCGCGGCGGCCCCTGGGTGGACCTGGAAGTCTTCGGCTCGGGCATCGCGGCGTACGAGGAGGGGTTCCCGGAGTCCCTGGACCTGCTGCTGCGCTGGCTGCGCGAGCCCCGCGTCGAGGCCGAGGGGGAACGGTTCGGTTTCCGCGAGGTCGCCGTGGTCCCGCGCCCCGACGAGGCGCTGAACTCCCCCGACGGCCCCGAGGTGGTGGTCGCCTGCACCTCACCGAAGAGCGTGCGCCTCGCGGCGGAGCGCGGCCTTCCGATGCTGCTCGGCATGCACGCCGGGGACGAGGAGAAGGCCGAGATGGTCTCCCTGTGGCGCACGCACGCGCGGGCCGCCGGCCGCGGCCCGGAGGAGATCCACGCCGCGCCGCACGTCTCGGCCGGAGTGGCCCAGATCGGCGACCGCGGGGCGCAGGCGCGCGAGACGCTCCTCAAGGCGATGCCCGGTTGGCTGAAACAGGGGCTCGACGCCCATGTGACGGTGGACGGCCGCACGCGGTCCATGCGGGACCCGGTCGCGTACACGGAACTGCTGTGCGGGCTGCACCCGGTGGGGACTCCCGAGCAGTGCGCGGACCGGCTCGCGGCGACCTCGGAGCGCACGGGCATCACGCGCTTCGCGCTGCTCGTCGAGGGCTCCGGCGATCTCGCGGCCACCGAGGAGAACGTGCGCAGGCTGGGCGCCGAGGTACTCCCCCAGCTGCGCTGAGACGCGTCACCGCCGTGCGGCCCGTAGTCCACCGCCCCGTACTTGTGCACCTCCCGCGTACGGAGCGGCAGACCATCCGATTCCGCCTTCAACCGGCTGTCAGCAGTCCCTGAGTTCAGGGGACTGGTTCAACAGCTGGTTGCGGGCCGAGGTGAAGCGGGCCAGCGTGCCGTCCACCGACGGGTCCTGTGGGAACACCGCCAGACGGTGGCAGTTCTGGAAGGCCAGCCGTACACCGAAGTGCCGCTGCAGCGCGCCACGAATCGCGTCACTCGCGAGCGCACGCAGCAGCTGCCCACGTGCCTGCTCGTCCGGCGGAGGCGTCTGGTTGTCGGCGAAGTCTCCGCCGTCGACCTTCAGCTGGGCCACCAGGGAGCTGATCATCTCCCATGCGTAAGGCAGGGAGGTCCGGACGCAGTCGACGAAGTCAGCTTCGTCGACCTCGCCTCGCTCGGCCTGTTCCAACAGTGCCGGTGAGACGTCGAGCGACATGGGTTCTCCTCTCGCACCCCCGCGGGGAGCGGGGGCTGACGGGCAGGTAAGGAGCGCGCGACGACGTACGACCACGAACACGCTGCGTACAGGCGTCGCGACCTCCCGCTTATACGGTAAGCAACGTCAGGGGCCCGCAACAGGGGATCGCAGGCACAGTCGGTCCACAACCGGCCAATAACGAACCCGGCAGTTCCAGGGCGAATCGCGTGGACCACTGGTCGTCGAGTAGCGTTGCCGACCATGCGTCTCGTCATCGCCCGCTGCTCCGTGGACTACGCGGGCAGGCTCACAGCCCATCTCCCGTCGGCTCCCCGCCTGATCCTCGTGAAGGCGGACGGCAGCGTCTCGATCCACGCGGACGACAGGGCCTACAAACCTCTCAACTGGATGTCCCCGCCCTGCACCCTGAAGGAGGGCACGGGCGACGACAGCGGCACCTGGACCGTCATCAACAAGGCGGGCGAGAAACTCATCATC encodes the following:
- the scy gene encoding polarized growth protein Scy — encoded protein: MRGYESQDSRRPAETDHLSRFEAEMDRLKTEREKAVQHAEDLGYQVEVLRAKLHEARRNLASRPAYDGGDIGYQAEQLLRNAQIQADQLRSDAERELRDARAQTQRILQEHAEQQSRLQSELHAEAVSRRQQLDQELAERRQTVEAHVNENVAWAEQLRSRSEQQARRLVDESRAEADQALAAARAEAERVATEARQRLTSEAETARAEAEALLRRARTDAERLLNAASTQAQEATDHAEQLRSSTATESDTARRQSAELSRAAEQRLSEADTALREARTSAEKVLTEAKDAAAKQLANAESANEQRTRTAKEQVARLVSEATKEAEATKSEAEQVVTDAKEQAEKILAEAGEKARNVTAEETASQLAKAARTAEEVLNKASEDAKATTKAASEEAERLRSEAEAEADRLRGEAHDIAEQLKGAAKDDTKEYRAKTVELQEEARRLRGEAEQLRAEAVDEGERIRSEARREAVQQIEEAARTAEELLAKAKADADELRAGAQTESERVRTEAIERATNLRKQAEETLERTRAEAERHREEAGEQAEATKAEAERAAQELREDTERAVAARQAEAADELTRLHTEAEQRLTASETTLTDARAESERIRRETADETERLRAEAAERIRTLQAQAETEADRLRTEAASDASGTRAEAENVAVRLRSEAAAEAERLKTEAQESADRVRAEAAAAAERVATEAAEALSAAQEEAARRRREAEETLGSARQEADQERERAREQSEELLAVARARVEEAQAEAVRLVEEADRRSTEMVGAAEQTAQQVRDSVSGLQEQAQEEIAGLRSAAEHAAERTKHEAQEEADRVRADAYAERERATDDANRVRGEAAAESEAAKSLAERTVSEAIAESERMRSEASEHAQRVRTEVSERLASAEQDASRARADAREDANRIRSDAATQADTLITEATSEAERLTNETNTEAERVRAESTAAAEKLVGDATEAAERLTNETNAEAERVRSESVARAEQLVGDATTEAARLHAESTAAADQLTNETLTEAERVRAESVARAEKLIADATGDAERLRAEAAETVGSAQQHAERIRSESERVKAEAAAEAERLTSAARAEAERTLDETRKDANKRRSEAAEQVDKLITEASAEAEKLTSEAQQAALKATADAESQADTMVGAARKEADRLVSEATVEGNSLVEKSRTDADELLVGARRDATAIRERAEELRERITGEIDELHERARRESAETMKTAGERCDALVKAAEEQLTEAQAKAKEMVSEAGSEASKVRIAAVKKAEGLLKEAGAKKTELSREAERVLSEAQAEAERMVAEGTRELEVLVRRREDINAEISRVQDVLEALESFEAPSAGGGSKEGAVKAGAAAGATRSGGKGSEG
- a CDS encoding acetyl-CoA C-acetyltransferase is translated as MSGTTGTTSVIVAGARTPMGRLLGSLKSFSGADLGGVAIKAALDRAGIGGDQVQYVIMGQVLQAGAGQIPARQAAVKAGIPMNVPALTINKVCLSGLDAIALADQLIRAGEFDVVVAGGQESMTNAPHLLPKSREGYKYGAVEMLDAMAYDGLTDSFENIPMGESTEKHNTRLGIRRPEQDEIAAQSHQRAAAAQKNGLFEAEITPVEIPQRKGDPILFSKDEGIRAETTAESLGKLRPAFAKDGTITAGTSSQISDGAAAVVVMSKAKAQELGLEWIAEIGAHGNVAGPDNSLQSQPSNAIRHALKKEGLGVEDLDLVEINEAFAAVAVQSMKDLGVSSEKVNVNGGAIALGHPIGMSGARVVLHLALELKRRGGGVGAAALCGGGGQGDALIVRVPKA
- the mce gene encoding methylmalonyl-CoA epimerase, which codes for MLTRIDHIGIACFDLDKTVEFYRATYGFEVFHSEVNEEQGVREAMLKINETSDGGASYLQLLEPTREDSAVGKWLAKNGEGVHHIAFGTADVDADSADIRGKGVRVLYDEPRIGSMGSRITFLHPKDCHGVLTELVTSAPVESPEH